The following proteins come from a genomic window of Flavobacterium eburneipallidum:
- a CDS encoding T9SS type A sorting domain-containing protein, with the protein MSKKLYILLLFPVLLWSQIKEANKTTHYYKDKIVSVEVWRGTDKILDSMKTYHNNGKINEVFYYDEKGRRNSNSFQYDKHGEKLVTWNFLHGKLISRTDHKLPIENKENEESVKKNLQALKELNTRTNYNPININDLFQRGYLRSRLGNRSLALDDLKRVESIINKNEKDTTKVIPETEKANREKYKSTLFDLLANQFGALEMENWAYQYYLKAMRAAPKDYRILHNFSNYLQQKKSNDLARYYLEKIIAEQPQHGHARWALARLYSDSGEYQKAMENINEAFLKEKIIIQRTPNYGGRDLRTTRGLLYHKLGESEKGIQDLKESLKMEPNNSYAMKNLGIIYLDQKKYNQACELFEKAKTLDYTLVYDENDLEALLQSACNNTELEVVVEKPKPFIYPNPATTHISIQNYDFKNFDYEFFDFESHSVLRGNTTDTTIGVTQLKPGFYILKIYNNDSPQTFKVIKE; encoded by the coding sequence ATGAGCAAAAAACTTTACATCCTACTTCTTTTTCCTGTTTTATTATGGAGTCAAATCAAAGAAGCCAATAAAACTACCCATTACTATAAAGATAAAATAGTTTCAGTTGAAGTTTGGCGAGGAACCGATAAAATACTGGATAGTATGAAAACCTATCACAATAACGGAAAGATAAACGAGGTCTTCTATTATGATGAAAAAGGACGAAGAAATTCGAATTCGTTTCAGTATGACAAACATGGCGAAAAATTAGTGACTTGGAATTTTTTACACGGAAAATTAATATCTAGAACTGATCATAAATTGCCAATTGAAAATAAGGAAAATGAAGAATCTGTAAAAAAAAATCTTCAGGCACTTAAAGAACTAAACACTAGAACCAATTACAATCCAATCAATATAAATGATTTATTTCAAAGAGGTTATTTAAGAAGTCGTCTTGGAAACAGAAGTTTGGCACTTGATGATTTAAAAAGAGTAGAATCTATAATCAATAAAAACGAAAAAGACACCACCAAAGTAATTCCTGAAACTGAAAAAGCAAATCGAGAAAAATACAAAAGCACTCTATTTGACTTGCTTGCTAATCAATTTGGAGCACTTGAAATGGAAAACTGGGCCTATCAATATTATCTTAAAGCGATGCGAGCTGCTCCTAAAGATTATCGAATTTTGCATAATTTCTCCAATTACTTACAACAAAAAAAGTCCAATGATTTGGCACGCTATTATTTAGAAAAAATTATTGCTGAACAACCTCAACACGGTCATGCAAGATGGGCATTGGCGAGATTATACAGTGATAGCGGCGAATATCAAAAAGCCATGGAAAATATTAATGAAGCCTTCCTTAAAGAAAAAATAATCATACAGCGAACACCTAATTATGGAGGGAGAGATTTAAGAACAACTAGAGGATTATTGTACCACAAGCTTGGTGAGAGTGAAAAAGGAATTCAAGATTTGAAAGAATCTCTGAAAATGGAACCCAATAATTCATATGCCATGAAAAATCTGGGTATTATTTACCTAGACCAGAAGAAATATAACCAAGCTTGCGAATTATTCGAAAAAGCAAAAACATTGGATTATACCTTGGTTTATGACGAAAATGATTTAGAGGCATTGTTGCAAAGTGCCTGCAATAACACAGAACTTGAAGTAGTAGTCGAGAAACCAAAACCCTTTATTTATCCAAACCCAGCTACTACTCATATTAGCATCCAAAACTATGATTTCAAGAATTTTGATTATGAATTTTTTGATTTCGAATCGCATTCGGTTTTGCGTGGCAACACTACTGATACGACCATTGGCGTTACCCAATTAAAACCTGGTTTTTACATCCTTAAAATTTATAATAACGATTCGCCACAAACTTTTAAAGTAATCAAAGAATAG
- a CDS encoding CYTH domain-containing protein — translation MIEIERKFLVTSNAFKDVAFTQNRIAQGYLSSVPERTVRVRIKGEKGFLTIKGNSSESGLSRFEWEKEIPVEEAKALLNLCEKGGIDKTRFEIKSGNHIFEVDEFYGENEGLIIAEVELKSETEIFEKPNWIGEEVTNDNRYYNSYLSKNPYKSW, via the coding sequence ATGATTGAAATAGAAAGGAAATTTTTAGTTACATCAAATGCTTTTAAAGACGTAGCATTTACTCAAAATAGAATTGCACAGGGATATTTAAGTTCGGTTCCAGAACGAACAGTTAGAGTGCGAATAAAAGGAGAAAAAGGTTTCCTGACCATAAAAGGCAATTCAAGCGAATCTGGTTTATCTCGCTTTGAATGGGAGAAAGAAATTCCTGTTGAAGAAGCGAAAGCTTTATTGAATTTGTGTGAAAAAGGCGGAATTGACAAAACTCGTTTTGAGATAAAATCAGGCAATCACATCTTTGAAGTGGATGAATTTTATGGGGAGAACGAAGGTTTGATTATAGCCGAAGTTGAACTAAAATCCGAAACCGAAATTTTTGAAAAGCCCAATTGGATTGGCGAAGAAGTAACAAACGACAATCGGTATTACAATTCGTATTTAAGCAAAAATCCGTATAAGAGTTGGTAA
- a CDS encoding septal ring lytic transglycosylase RlpA family protein codes for MKLKIHDTSDSQLAKQCQRDNFIKRSKKTILLFLSIVFVAFASSQNLTKDKQKTIVQKDSVKKNKAAVEELEMFSDSLLLVTGDFKFYKKAAHASYYADKFHGRRTASGKKYDKNKYTAAHKKLPFGTKVKITNEANGKSVIVEVIDRGPFVRAREIDLSRRAFMEIASNKASGAMKVTIEVLQK; via the coding sequence ATGAAATTAAAGATTCACGATACGAGCGACAGCCAATTGGCAAAGCAATGCCAAAGAGATAATTTTATAAAACGAAGTAAAAAAACAATACTGCTTTTTCTTTCAATTGTATTTGTTGCTTTTGCAAGTAGTCAAAACTTAACTAAAGACAAGCAAAAAACAATCGTACAAAAAGACAGTGTCAAAAAAAATAAAGCAGCTGTCGAGGAATTAGAAATGTTTTCGGATAGTTTATTGCTGGTAACAGGAGATTTTAAATTTTATAAAAAAGCCGCACACGCTTCTTATTATGCTGATAAATTTCACGGAAGAAGAACCGCAAGCGGAAAAAAATACGACAAAAATAAATATACCGCAGCGCACAAAAAATTACCTTTTGGTACCAAAGTAAAAATTACAAACGAAGCCAATGGCAAATCAGTAATAGTCGAGGTCATCGACAGAGGTCCTTTTGTGAGAGCACGAGAAATTGACTTATCCAGACGTGCTTTTATGGAAATTGCCAGCAACAAAGCATCAGGTGCGATGAAGGTAACCATTGAAGTTTTGCAGAAATAA
- a CDS encoding TonB-dependent receptor, with translation MKKINNWLLSGLLFLMVSTVFSQGKITGTITDGNGSLPGANVAIKGTKTAATADFDGKFSINATTSGELVISFIGYNAKTVVFSVSNGGTTNLGTIVLESDSNQLEEIVVIGKGVVDLAKERKTPIAVSTIRASEIQTKIGTMDITQTMVNTPSVYVAGQAGGFGDSRVTVRGFQQDNTAFLLNGQPINGMEDGKVYWSNWSGMGDIANAIQIQRGLGSSKLAISSVGGTVNFVTKATDMKEGGFLSSGFANDDYYKTTIAYNTGISKSGWGASFMISHWQGDGYNQGTRGEGQSYFLSVGYKANDKHNFNFLITGAPQAHDQNFSKRISDYLGFGRKYNNNYGYLNGQYVSERTNFYHKPVANFNWDYKINDKVDLSTVVYASWGRGGGTGNYGGSANKKYKSELNPYTGTTQTTYIDFDQIYANNQALAGGAGQSSNSYLIRSSMNNHEWYGVVSNLKTNITENLSLNLGLDLRTYKGTHYRQVADFVGLNNFTDVRRLRGENHQTQGSNVSQVVNQSLPPEPWNAFFQTIPQNQIIDYDYSETISYGGAFGQLEYSNDNFSAFFQGSVSNQNHQRFDRYDYLPQFEESEKVNNIGYNAKGGASYKVADNHSFYVNAGYYNRQPYHDNIYLNFTNEVNPLTSNEKILGFEAGYNFKSKNFNASLNAYRTSWKDRVASTSRTVTIAAGETIGSTTLAFGDLVYKSNLGVEQLHSGLELDFTYKILSSLDVRGFASVGNWEYKGNSITRETDDNQNLLSETLVDVDGGKVGDAAQTTWGLGAKYEFIKGFSIDADWRNYDKLYSNVGAVKNNLELPSYDLVDAGISYKLLVGKFKSNSVVFRVNINNVFDEVYLSELSSNIKVTDNISTSNASLGTYQSNNRVYKGIADGNQGYFGLGRTWNFSVRYNF, from the coding sequence ATGAAAAAGATTAACAATTGGTTACTTTCTGGATTACTGTTTTTGATGGTTTCGACAGTATTTTCACAGGGAAAAATTACAGGAACAATCACAGATGGAAATGGTTCTTTGCCTGGTGCAAATGTAGCTATCAAAGGGACTAAAACTGCTGCAACGGCAGATTTTGATGGTAAATTTTCTATAAATGCTACTACTTCTGGTGAATTAGTAATTTCTTTTATTGGTTATAACGCTAAAACTGTTGTGTTTTCGGTTTCCAATGGGGGAACTACAAATTTGGGAACTATTGTTTTAGAATCAGATTCTAATCAATTAGAAGAAATTGTTGTAATAGGAAAAGGAGTTGTTGATTTAGCCAAAGAAAGAAAAACTCCTATTGCAGTTTCAACTATCAGAGCTTCGGAAATCCAAACAAAGATAGGTACTATGGATATTACTCAAACAATGGTTAATACACCATCTGTTTATGTTGCAGGTCAAGCAGGAGGGTTTGGAGATTCTAGAGTTACTGTTAGAGGATTTCAACAAGATAACACAGCATTTTTATTGAATGGACAACCGATTAACGGTATGGAAGATGGTAAAGTGTATTGGTCGAACTGGTCTGGAATGGGTGATATTGCTAATGCTATACAAATTCAAAGAGGTTTGGGGTCTTCTAAATTAGCAATTTCTTCTGTTGGAGGTACTGTGAATTTTGTGACTAAAGCCACCGATATGAAAGAGGGAGGGTTTTTATCATCTGGTTTTGCGAATGATGACTATTACAAAACTACAATTGCTTATAATACAGGTATTAGCAAAAGCGGTTGGGGAGCAAGTTTTATGATTTCTCACTGGCAAGGTGATGGCTACAATCAAGGAACTAGAGGAGAAGGTCAAAGTTATTTTCTTTCTGTAGGATATAAAGCAAATGACAAACATAATTTCAACTTTTTGATAACAGGAGCTCCACAAGCACACGATCAAAATTTTTCTAAAAGAATATCGGATTATTTAGGTTTTGGTAGAAAATACAATAATAACTATGGCTATCTTAATGGTCAGTATGTTTCTGAAAGAACTAATTTCTATCATAAACCGGTAGCTAATTTTAACTGGGATTATAAAATAAATGATAAAGTAGATTTATCTACTGTGGTATATGCTTCTTGGGGAAGAGGTGGAGGAACTGGAAATTATGGAGGATCAGCAAATAAAAAATATAAAAGTGAGCTTAATCCATATACTGGTACAACACAGACTACTTATATAGATTTTGATCAAATATATGCAAATAACCAAGCACTTGCAGGTGGTGCTGGTCAATCCTCAAATAGTTATTTAATTCGTTCATCAATGAATAATCATGAATGGTATGGAGTTGTTTCAAATTTGAAAACGAATATCACTGAAAATTTATCATTGAATTTAGGGTTAGATTTAAGAACATACAAAGGTACCCATTACAGACAAGTGGCTGATTTTGTGGGGTTAAATAATTTCACTGATGTTAGAAGATTAAGAGGAGAAAATCACCAAACCCAAGGCAGTAATGTTTCACAAGTTGTTAATCAATCTTTGCCACCAGAGCCATGGAATGCTTTTTTTCAAACTATCCCTCAAAATCAAATTATTGATTATGATTACAGTGAAACTATTTCTTATGGAGGAGCTTTTGGTCAGTTAGAGTACAGTAATGATAATTTTTCTGCATTTTTTCAAGGATCAGTATCTAATCAAAATCACCAAAGATTTGACAGATATGATTACTTGCCTCAATTTGAAGAATCAGAAAAAGTAAATAATATTGGTTACAATGCCAAAGGTGGAGCAAGTTATAAAGTGGCGGATAATCATTCGTTTTATGTAAATGCAGGGTATTACAACCGTCAACCATACCATGATAATATTTATTTGAACTTTACTAATGAAGTGAATCCATTAACTTCAAACGAGAAAATTCTTGGATTTGAGGCTGGATACAATTTTAAATCTAAAAATTTCAATGCAAGTTTAAACGCTTACAGGACTTCATGGAAAGATAGAGTGGCTTCTACATCAAGAACAGTAACTATTGCTGCAGGAGAAACTATAGGATCAACAACTTTAGCTTTTGGAGATTTAGTTTATAAATCAAATCTTGGTGTTGAACAATTGCATTCAGGTTTGGAATTGGATTTTACCTACAAAATATTGAGTTCACTTGATGTTAGAGGTTTTGCATCAGTTGGAAATTGGGAATACAAAGGAAATTCAATTACAAGAGAAACAGATGATAATCAAAATTTATTATCAGAAACGCTTGTTGATGTAGATGGAGGAAAAGTGGGTGATGCGGCTCAAACAACTTGGGGGTTAGGCGCAAAATATGAATTTATCAAAGGGTTTTCAATTGATGCAGACTGGAGAAATTATGATAAACTTTACTCAAATGTTGGAGCTGTAAAAAATAATTTAGAGTTGCCATCTTATGATTTAGTAGATGCTGGAATTTCGTATAAATTGCTTGTTGGAAAATTCAAATCAAATAGTGTTGTGTTCAGAGTAAATATAAACAATGTTTTTGATGAAGTATATTTATCAGAATTGTCAAGTAATATTAAAGTTACTGACAACATCAGTACATCCAATGCTTCTCTTGGAACTTACCAGTCAAATAATAGAGTTTATAAAGGAATAGCCGATGGGAACCAAGGTTATTTCGGTTTAGGAAGAACTTGGAATTTTAGTGTTCGTTATAATTTCTAA
- the pgi gene encoding glucose-6-phosphate isomerase, with the protein MALQNTNPTTIAAWQKLQAHFQELQQASMKQLFQDDTSRTEKFHLQWNDFLVDYSKNIINQDTINLLLELADETQLKQAIAQYFDGDIINQTENRAVLHTALRAKESAVINVDGVNVIPEVFEVKNKIKAFTNEVINGDRTGYTGKPFTDIVNIGIGGSDLGPAMAVEALQYYKNQLNVHFVSNVDGDHVNEIIKKLNPETTLFVIVSKTFTTQETLTNSETIKEWFLKFALPHDVAKHFVAVSTNLEKVTEFGINPENVFPMWDWVGGRFSLWSAVGLSISLAIGFENYDALLSGANEMDEHFKTTDFDKNIPVTLALLSIWYNNFFGAESEALIPYTQYLQKLAPYLQQGTMESNGKSVGRDGKPVNYQTGTIIWGEPGTNSQHAFFQLIHQGTKLIPTDFIGFVKPLYGNQNHHDKLMSNFFAQTEALMNGKTAEQVQAEFDKQGLSAEKASYLLPFKVFTGNKPTNTILIEKLTPKSLGSLVALYEHKIFVQGIIWNIFSYDQWGVELGKQLANSILDEIVAKKVNAHDSSTQFLLNHFLKNK; encoded by the coding sequence ATGGCATTACAAAACACCAACCCTACAACTATAGCAGCTTGGCAAAAGCTTCAAGCACATTTTCAGGAATTGCAACAGGCTTCGATGAAGCAATTGTTTCAGGACGATACATCCAGAACCGAAAAATTTCATTTGCAATGGAATGATTTTTTGGTAGATTATTCCAAGAATATCATCAATCAAGATACTATAAATTTATTGTTGGAACTGGCAGATGAAACCCAATTAAAACAAGCCATTGCTCAATATTTTGATGGCGATATCATTAATCAAACCGAAAACAGAGCCGTTTTGCATACTGCTTTGAGAGCTAAAGAATCGGCGGTGATCAATGTAGATGGAGTGAATGTAATTCCAGAAGTTTTTGAGGTAAAAAATAAAATAAAAGCTTTTACGAACGAAGTTATAAACGGTGACAGAACCGGATATACCGGAAAACCTTTTACCGATATTGTCAATATCGGAATTGGTGGATCGGATCTTGGGCCAGCCATGGCGGTTGAGGCTTTGCAGTATTATAAAAATCAGTTGAATGTTCATTTTGTATCGAATGTAGATGGCGATCATGTGAACGAAATCATCAAAAAATTAAATCCAGAAACCACTCTTTTTGTGATTGTTTCTAAAACATTTACCACTCAAGAAACCTTAACTAATTCGGAAACCATCAAAGAATGGTTTTTGAAATTTGCTTTGCCTCATGATGTAGCCAAACATTTTGTGGCGGTTTCGACCAATTTGGAAAAAGTGACTGAATTCGGAATCAATCCAGAGAATGTTTTTCCAATGTGGGACTGGGTTGGCGGACGATTTTCGCTTTGGAGTGCCGTAGGACTTTCGATCAGTTTAGCCATTGGTTTTGAAAACTATGATGCTTTATTATCAGGTGCGAATGAAATGGACGAACATTTCAAAACGACCGATTTCGATAAAAATATTCCTGTTACTTTGGCTTTGTTGAGCATTTGGTACAACAATTTCTTTGGTGCCGAAAGTGAAGCTTTGATTCCTTATACCCAATATTTGCAAAAACTGGCTCCTTATTTGCAACAGGGAACAATGGAAAGTAATGGAAAAAGTGTAGGACGTGACGGAAAACCTGTCAATTACCAAACCGGAACGATTATTTGGGGCGAGCCAGGAACGAATTCGCAACACGCCTTTTTTCAATTAATCCACCAAGGAACCAAGTTGATTCCAACGGATTTTATTGGATTTGTAAAACCATTGTATGGCAATCAAAATCATCACGACAAATTGATGTCGAACTTTTTTGCACAAACCGAAGCTTTGATGAACGGTAAAACTGCAGAGCAAGTACAAGCCGAATTTGACAAACAAGGACTTTCAGCAGAGAAAGCCAGTTACCTTTTGCCTTTCAAAGTATTTACTGGAAACAAACCGACCAATACCATTTTGATTGAAAAGTTAACGCCAAAATCGTTGGGTTCTTTGGTGGCTTTATACGAACACAAGATTTTTGTGCAAGGAATTATCTGGAATATTTTCAGTTATGATCAATGGGGAGTGGAACTAGGCAAGCAATTAGCCAATTCTATTCTGGACGAAATAGTAGCCAAAAAAGTAAATGCACACGATAGTTCGACCCAGTTTTTGTTAAATCATTTTTTGAAGAATAAATAG
- a CDS encoding DNA cytosine methyltransferase → MESYSVIKEKLKIEVEREANLGVAHLTHYFQNHINGVSQHYIEPATSYLKKISEELNLVEEPQMQQLLPMQFDVPFPPPLDYDFTFIDLFAGIGGFRIPSQELNGKCVFTSEFNYHAQRAYEINFGEVPFGDITKLDLNIVPKHDVLMAGFPCQPFSISGKMKGFEDTRGTLIYNVLKIIELREPKVVLLENVKHLVHHDEGRTLKIILQHLDELGYETSCKILNASDFGVPQNRERIIIVGHKKKKFNFSKIKTIPKPILKNFLDKDVEFEYLNEPYTLIEDYKTQASGLIFIGYRNKTIRKAGVRPGTENLSRVHKQPNRIYSSDGLHPALPSQESSGRFWIYDNGRVRKLTINECYKIMGFPENFIKINNLSELYRQVGNSVCVPMVKEIMKEIKKQLL, encoded by the coding sequence ATGGAGAGTTATTCCGTAATTAAGGAAAAGTTGAAAATTGAAGTTGAACGTGAAGCTAATCTTGGCGTAGCTCATCTAACGCATTATTTTCAAAATCACATCAATGGTGTTTCCCAACATTATATTGAACCTGCAACATCATATTTAAAAAAAATCTCCGAGGAATTAAATTTGGTAGAAGAGCCACAAATGCAACAATTATTACCAATGCAATTTGATGTTCCTTTCCCACCACCTTTAGATTATGATTTCACATTCATTGATTTGTTTGCAGGAATTGGTGGATTTCGAATTCCAAGTCAAGAATTAAATGGAAAGTGTGTGTTTACTTCTGAATTTAATTATCATGCTCAAAGAGCATATGAAATTAATTTTGGAGAAGTTCCTTTTGGAGATATTACAAAACTTGATTTAAATATTGTTCCAAAACATGATGTTCTAATGGCTGGATTTCCTTGCCAACCATTTAGTATATCAGGTAAGATGAAAGGATTTGAAGATACAAGAGGAACATTAATTTATAATGTTTTAAAAATAATAGAATTAAGAGAGCCTAAAGTTGTTCTTCTTGAAAACGTTAAGCATTTAGTTCATCACGATGAAGGAAGAACACTAAAAATAATATTGCAACATTTAGATGAATTAGGATATGAAACTTCATGTAAAATTCTGAATGCTTCTGATTTTGGTGTCCCTCAAAATCGTGAGAGAATTATTATTGTTGGTCATAAAAAGAAAAAATTTAATTTTTCAAAAATTAAAACTATACCAAAACCTATTCTAAAAAACTTCTTGGACAAAGATGTTGAATTTGAATATTTGAATGAACCATACACTTTAATTGAAGATTATAAAACTCAAGCAAGTGGATTAATATTCATCGGTTATCGAAACAAAACTATTAGAAAGGCTGGTGTTAGACCTGGAACTGAAAATCTTTCAAGAGTTCATAAACAGCCAAATAGAATATATTCTTCTGATGGTTTGCATCCAGCATTACCTTCACAAGAAAGTTCGGGACGATTTTGGATTTATGATAATGGAAGAGTTAGAAAGCTAACTATTAATGAATGTTATAAAATAATGGGGTTTCCCGAAAACTTCATTAAAATAAATAACTTAAGCGAACTATATAGACAAGTTGGAAACAGTGTTTGTGTGCCTATGGTTAAGGAAATAATGAAAGAAATAAAAAAACAATTACTATAA
- a CDS encoding VOC family protein, giving the protein MALINPYINFNGNAEEAFTFYKSVFGGEFAQIMRFKDLASADFPVSEKEANKIMHIALPIGQNVLMANDVPESMGRTNENENRSKISISAESKEEADHLFNGLSADGQIEMPMADSPWGSYFGMFRDKYGIEWMVDFDPKYKGKV; this is encoded by the coding sequence ATGGCACTTATCAATCCCTACATTAATTTCAACGGAAATGCCGAAGAAGCTTTTACCTTTTACAAATCAGTATTTGGTGGAGAGTTTGCACAGATTATGCGTTTCAAAGATTTAGCCAGTGCTGATTTTCCAGTATCCGAAAAAGAAGCCAATAAGATTATGCACATTGCTTTGCCTATTGGTCAAAATGTTTTAATGGCTAATGACGTTCCAGAAAGTATGGGACGAACCAACGAAAACGAAAACAGAAGCAAGATTTCAATTAGTGCAGAAAGCAAAGAAGAAGCAGACCATTTATTCAACGGACTTTCGGCAGACGGACAAATTGAAATGCCAATGGCAGACAGTCCTTGGGGTTCTTATTTTGGAATGTTTAGAGACAAATACGGAATTGAATGGATGGTGGATTTTGACCCAAAATACAAAGGAAAAGTTTAA
- a CDS encoding M23 family metallopeptidase: MRKIALIIILVFSLFSCEKSETASVIPAPKKRTVVQQFGFNFDNFNVHHDTIGRGDTFGSIIEDQNIGENRVYDIIAKIKDTFDVRTVRLGKAYTLLRSKDRFKKLQVLIYQPDRGSYYVVDFRDSVSVAKIIRPVQIKQRTVAGELDGSLSEALSKNGVDAALANKLTKVYAWSIDFFKLKKGDKFGVTFTERYIDDTIYDGVDSLKAAFFEYKGKIIYAFPFEQNAGSGKIDYYDNHGKALKNFFLKAPLKFVNITSRFAKNRFHPVQMIWKAHKGTDYAAPTGTPIMTTASGVVEQTGYTAGNGNFVKVKHDKTYSTQYLHMSKILVRRGQRVAQGAVIGKVGSTGLATGPHVCYRFWKNGVQVDALRLKLPNSQPMDSKNLPRFMLQMKPLKKVLDSVADL; this comes from the coding sequence TTGAGAAAAATAGCCCTAATCATTATACTAGTGTTCTCTTTGTTTTCTTGTGAAAAATCAGAAACAGCCAGTGTAATTCCTGCACCAAAAAAACGAACTGTAGTACAGCAGTTTGGATTCAATTTTGATAATTTTAATGTCCATCACGATACCATCGGGCGAGGAGATACTTTTGGGAGTATCATCGAAGATCAAAATATAGGTGAAAATAGGGTTTATGATATTATCGCCAAAATAAAAGACACCTTTGATGTTCGAACGGTTCGATTAGGTAAAGCTTATACCTTATTGCGATCTAAAGATAGATTCAAAAAACTACAGGTTTTAATTTATCAACCCGACAGAGGCAGTTATTATGTAGTTGATTTTAGAGATTCAGTTTCGGTTGCTAAAATAATTAGACCCGTTCAAATCAAACAACGAACAGTGGCTGGCGAATTAGACGGTTCTCTTTCGGAAGCCTTAAGTAAAAATGGAGTAGATGCGGCTTTGGCCAATAAACTAACCAAAGTCTATGCCTGGTCAATTGACTTTTTCAAGCTGAAAAAAGGCGACAAATTTGGAGTTACCTTTACCGAAAGATACATAGACGACACGATTTATGATGGAGTCGATAGCCTGAAAGCTGCTTTTTTTGAGTACAAAGGCAAAATCATTTATGCTTTTCCATTTGAGCAAAATGCGGGTTCAGGAAAAATAGATTATTACGACAATCACGGAAAAGCACTGAAGAATTTCTTCCTGAAAGCACCATTAAAATTCGTGAATATCACTTCTCGTTTTGCCAAAAACAGATTCCATCCCGTGCAAATGATTTGGAAAGCACACAAAGGAACTGATTATGCGGCACCAACAGGAACGCCAATTATGACCACAGCTTCTGGTGTGGTAGAACAAACTGGTTATACGGCAGGAAACGGAAATTTCGTTAAAGTAAAACACGACAAAACCTATTCGACTCAATATTTACACATGTCAAAAATATTGGTTCGCCGAGGACAACGTGTTGCTCAAGGTGCTGTTATCGGGAAAGTAGGAAGTACAGGATTGGCCACAGGACCACACGTTTGTTATCGCTTTTGGAAAAACGGTGTGCAAGTAGATGCGCTACGATTGAAACTACCCAATTCACAACCTATGGACAGCAAAAACTTACCTCGATTTATGCTGCAAATGAAGCCTTTGAAAAAAGTGTTGGATAGTGTGGCGGATTTGTAA
- a CDS encoding DUF3108 domain-containing protein: MKKIILLFVFLTSLSFDSRKEDAFDVGEWFKFRVHYGFVNAGYATLEVKDATLNNKKVFHVIGKGYTTGMSKFFFNVEDTYESYIDKTSRNPYQYVRKINEGGYTKNQEGFFKPSENKVLVKDYKHKTEKTFSIPPNTQDILSSFYYLRNYPNIDKIKPGDSVLIDMFFDNETTKFRLKYIGREDITTKFGVVSTMVFRPMVQSGRVFKEQESLTIWITNDENKLPVRIKASLAVGSLKADLDSYKGLQHPLTIKKKK; the protein is encoded by the coding sequence ATGAAAAAAATAATTCTATTATTTGTATTCTTAACCAGCTTGAGTTTTGATTCCCGAAAAGAAGACGCCTTTGATGTAGGCGAATGGTTTAAATTCCGAGTGCATTATGGTTTTGTTAATGCGGGTTACGCCACCCTTGAAGTAAAGGATGCTACTCTAAACAACAAAAAAGTATTTCATGTCATTGGAAAAGGATATACTACAGGAATGTCCAAGTTTTTCTTTAATGTAGAAGATACTTATGAAAGCTACATCGACAAAACAAGCAGAAATCCGTATCAATACGTTCGAAAAATAAATGAAGGCGGTTACACCAAAAATCAAGAAGGCTTTTTCAAACCATCAGAAAACAAGGTTTTAGTAAAGGATTACAAACACAAAACCGAAAAAACATTTTCTATTCCTCCAAACACTCAAGATATTCTGTCTTCTTTTTATTATTTGAGAAATTATCCTAATATTGATAAAATAAAACCGGGAGATTCTGTTCTTATTGATATGTTTTTTGATAATGAAACTACAAAATTTAGGTTAAAGTATATAGGACGTGAGGATATTACAACTAAATTTGGAGTCGTTTCAACTATGGTTTTTCGTCCAATGGTGCAATCTGGAAGAGTTTTTAAGGAACAAGAAAGCCTAACCATTTGGATAACAAACGACGAAAACAAATTGCCTGTGCGAATAAAAGCAAGTCTTGCAGTAGGTTCGCTCAAAGCCGATTTGGATTCCTATAAAGGACTACAACATCCTTTGACAATTAAAAAGAAAAAATAA